The Nicotiana tabacum cultivar K326 chromosome 5, ASM71507v2, whole genome shotgun sequence sequence GACCTCGGCCCAAACCTGCTGTGCAACCTCAAAAGTCCTTTCAATGCCATGTTCACCATCCAACAATATTTCCGGCTCCACAATTGGGACCAAACCACTGTCCTGAGCAATAGCAGCATAGCGAGCCAAACCCCACGCTGCTTCCTTCACTGCCAATGCAGATGGTCCGTTGGGAATGCTCACGACTGTACGCCTGAAATACCAAAAACATCAAGTATATATCATTATAGTGCACCGAGTTGCCCTTTTTACTGAAGTAACTCAGATTTCCTAAAATTTACCATTTGGCAAAGCGAGCTCCTTGTTGGTAGTATGCAGCAGTACGAGAGGCAAGGCCGTCTAGACCTTGACACCATGACTCATCATTTGAACCAGCAAGCGGCACTAAACCCTGTTTTAATCAAGTCATAAGATGATCAGGAacgtaatttgatttcttttgatCATTAAAAACAACATTTTCAAGCTCAACTTATATCAGCCCGATTAACTCTTCTTCGCTCTTGCTTTATAACGCATGTAGTTTGAACCAAATTTCAAAACATAGTTGAACACCATGTTATTTTATTCGTCTGGCCTCCAACCAAAGGCGGACTCAGAATCTTAAATCATCGGGTGCAAAGTATCCTTTGCATCGACTACTTTTTCATTGTAGTGATTCTACAACGACTTACATTAAATATATAATTCCCAAAAGTGTTGCATTTCAAATATACCTTGTCAACTTTGATACCAGGAACAATATTTTGTTCAACAAGGACATCAACCATTTTGCGTCCATCAGTCGTGGATTGGTAGAGAGTCTCCTCGAAAAGAATGGCACCAGAGACGTACTGTCCAAGACCTGGAGCTGTTATAAGCAAAGTTCTATAAGCTTGGCGGTTAGCCTCAGTGTTCTCTAATCCAATGGAAGCCAAACGCTTTCCGCAAGTGGCATTGGACTCGTCCATCGCCAATATTCCACGCCCTGGTGATGCAATTGTTTTCTGCACAGTTACCATAAACACTTCATTATTACATTGGTCTTTCATTTGCCTCTTGCTCGACTTATAAacttttttaaaaactaaaaagtGCATAAAACGATCTGCTAAATTTACCGATGAAGCATTAACGACGGCCAATTATTACTCCATCTGTCTCAATTTTTGGGGTATTGTTCGGACTTCGGATTTCGAGAGCCAAACTTCTTAATTTTGACAGTGAATTGAACATAGAATCTTTaagtttttgaaataaaatttacataataAAAAACTACGTAAAAAGTATTATAAGTCACAGTAATTAACTATTCAAAATGTTTAAAAGGCATATGAGAATATTGCTGTCAAATAAAAAACTCCTTTGACGCTCGTCCGAATGGTGCCACATATATTGGGTTGGAGGGAGTAATGGATTTAACCTATATACAGATAGTGAAACCCATTTCTATACTATCAATATATTCTTTTTTACTAGTTATAACACGTTATTTACTTCATCTTTGAGGTCATCAAATTTGGATTACTTTTGGTGACTACAGGTGGATCCATGATTTAATGTTTATGAGTTTCTGCAATGACCTCGAGTAAATTTTCAATAGCAACTGAGTTCACATTCAAATATATAGATATTTAGTGAAGTTTGCGAACACATATACATTGTTTGGACAAAAGCTACTGGATTCACATGAACCCGTAGGTCGCAAGGTGAATCCTCCCCTGTCGGTGGCTACACAATATTGTAGGTTATATAACATGTTAATGTGCATACATTTTACACTATCACTGtacaaaagttaaactcattattAATAGACGAATGAAACTTACAGCGGTCTTAACGAGCTCATCAGCATAGGAAGAAGCAGCGCGGACAGTGAGACAAGGGGCGGTTGTAGGGTGGCAACGGATTACTGAGACGGAAGATTGGCGAAGAGTTTGTCCCTTAACGAACTCAGATTTGTCAAGAACTGGAGATGATTTTAGCAGAGATGCTGAGGCCATTTTcttgatctttttctttttcctcaaagTAAGAGTACCTTATCTCAGCTTTCTCCTCTAGTCTCTCCTTGCCACAAACAAAGTTCTCAAGCAGTTCCAAATTTATAACTGTGCTAAGACTGCAATGAGAAAACCATAATGAAGATATCTCATTTGAGGTTGTCATGCTCTGAACAATGTACACTTGCCATGTAGacatgatttttctttttggtgtAGTACAAGTGGTTAAAATATATGGAATTATTTCCACCTTGCAAAAGAATCTCCACTATGTTATCATATGGACTTTTCAAGtcattaaaactgaaaaatatttcttGGTTTCTTGGAGTTATTTGAGAATTGAAAGCGACAGTACAATCATGATATACTAGAGTACAATTAAGTTGGTTTGCACAAAGCAACACCGTGCCCAAACGTGAGGCTATGATTAGCAATCCATCTCCTGTAATTAATGGTTATGGCTTTGTTTCAGCAGTTTGTCTTTTCTTGAGGCAAGGATCTATAGAAAATAGCCCCTCTACGttctcaaggtaggggtaagatccgCGTACACAATATACTCCCCAGATCTCACTTGAGGGCTGATCCAATTAAGGGTTTGTGAGTTCGACAAGAATGATGCAGTTAACAGCACAGATACCAAGAAAAACCAATATGTTCGTTGCCCTCATC is a genomic window containing:
- the LOC107791431 gene encoding fructose-bisphosphate aldolase 1, chloroplastic-like — protein: MASASLLKSSPVLDKSEFVKGQTLRQSSVSVIRCHPTTAPCLTVRAASSYADELVKTAKTIASPGRGILAMDESNATCGKRLASIGLENTEANRQAYRTLLITAPGLGQYVSGAILFEETLYQSTTDGRKMVDVLVEQNIVPGIKVDKGLVPLAGSNDESWCQGLDGLASRTAAYYQQGARFAKWRTVVSIPNGPSALAVKEAAWGLARYAAIAQDSGLVPIVEPEILLDGEHGIERTFEVAQQVWAEVFFYLAENNVMFEGILLKPSMVTPGAECKDRATPEQVADYTLKLLRRRIPPAVPGIMFLSGGQSEVEATYNLNAMNQAPNPWHVSFSYARALQNTCLKTWGGLPENVKAAQDALLVRAKANSLAQLGKYTGEGESDEAKQGMFVKGYVY